The DNA segment CGTAAAAGACTTCCTTTCTTCACGATAAGTCCCTTCAGGTAAGTTTAGTAAAAAATGTATAGCAGGGGCATGAGTTCGCACACCTGCCAGCTAAGATGTATGGCGCGGTAAAAATTTATCATCTGGTTAAAACAGTTCGGATGCGTATTCTAAAGCGATCTAAAACACGGTTGGTATGGTGCTGGTTCACATACTGAATATTTGTTTACTGAATAAAATGCATTGAAAAGTACGCGCCGAAAAGTTCAGGCTAGGGTTTGTACGAAGAAAGGATTTGTTGCCACAAAACGCGGTAATTCGGACATTTTTTGAAAGCGGGTATTAGCTCCGATGAGGTTGTCCTAATTCAGGCCCGGTGCAAATGCGTCGGCTCCGGAGCAATGACCGTATTGCGTACCTCCTTGGCTTGGTAGAGCGCGTTGTCTGCCGTTTTGATCAGGCTTGCCATGGACTGTTTCACCAGAAAGCCGGCGACACCGAACGATGCGGTTACCTTACCCGCATGGCTGAAGGCGTGCAGTTCTATCCTGCGGCGAAGCAGTTCGGCGAGTTTTGCCGCATCAACGGGGTCGGTCGAGGGACACAGGATTAGAAACTCCTCGCCTCCCCAGCGTGCCACCGTATCGACCTGCCGACAGGAGGACTTCAATAGATCGGCTAGCTCTTTCAATACCAGGTCACCGATGTCGTGGCCGAAACGATCATTTAGAATTTTAAAGTGATCGATATCCAGAAGGATGACAGAAAACCGCGTGTTGTATCGATTGCTACGGGTAATCTCTTGCTCCATTCTTTCACACACAAAACGACGATTATAAAGTTTGGTCAAATAGTCTGTGGTGGCCTGAGTTTCCAGCTTGGTATTGAGCTGTTTTAGCTCGTCTTCCATAATCTTGCGCGAGTTGATATCCATCATAATATAGAGAACCCCTTTTTCCAGATCTTCTGGATCCAGGGCTTTTCCGCTGACAATGCACCAAAAAGTTTTTCCGTTTCTGTGATTGAGTGAAAACTCGGTCTGGTAGGTATCCCCTTGTTTCAGCGCCTGTCTGGATCGGGACTGAAACTCGGTGAGCGCGGCCGCATTCAGTTGCAAAAAGGCCGCATCATTACCGAGAACCTCTTCCGCGCTATAACCAAATAGGGATTCCGCTTGCTGATTAATCCATTCCACCTTGTTGTTCTTGATCAATACCATGCCGACCAAGCTATTATCGAGAATGCTGTTTCGTAGTCGCAGCAGGTTTTCGGATTCCAGGCGAGCTATTTCCAGGGCCTGGGTGCGGGAAATCACCTCTCTTTCCAGTTCCTGGTTTGCAGTAAGCATCCGCTTTTCTATACTTTTCCTGATTTGTGTGCGGAACATCAAGGTCAGCGTCACCGCGATCAGGAGAGCGCAACAAAGTGCCGCTATTATCAAATAGAGCAGGGTGCGGTCCGGTGGCCGGGGTTGATTGATAAATTGACTGGAGCGAGGCATTTCGGCGAGTGTAAACCCGAATCGCTGCACTTCATTGAAATCGAACAAGTATCTGTTGGTTGAGTCGCCTTGAACCGGCGTCTTACTGACGGGAATGCCCTGCAAAATCCGATTGGCCATGGCGGCCGCCGCTTTCCCTTGCTCAAAATGAGAAACCAGTTTACCGCCGAAGATTCCCTGTCCAAGGCTATGTCGCCACATATGAAAAATAGGAACGCTGCTATTGCGGTAAATCTGTTTTAACGTTGTGAGGAATTCTTGTGATTCGCCCAATCGGTCCACATAACAAGACAGGAGCAGAATACTGGATGGTGCATGTAGATGGCTGGTTTTTTCCAGCATTTCATTAAAACTGTTATTGGTGAGTGATAGCACTTCGTAGTGATCAAAACCCAGTTGTCCGGTTTCTTTGTAAAAACGACGCAGATCCACCTGTCCCGTGGGTGACTCATCTGTGATGACCACCAGCGGCGCATCCGATCCGAATAAATCCTGAATCAGGATCAGTGTGTCGGAAATTGAGGCCTTTTCAACCACCCCGGTTACCTGGGGATCCTCATCAAAGCTAAGCCCATAATCAATATCATTCACGCCAAAAAAGACGATAGGAATATCGGAGAACAAACCGTAGCGACGCTGGGTGACGAATTGGGTGGCGGCGTCGTCTCCGCTAATAATCAGGTCATAGGGTGGCAGGTTTTTTAGTTTGTATTCCAGGTTGTGTTGAATGGATGCGTCAAAGTGGCCGAAACGTTTGACATCCATAAATTCAATGTCGAGCTGTACGTCGTCCGGATGAAGCACTGAACTGAGGCCGGACAGCTGTTCATAAAACGTAGGATAGCTGGGGGTATAGGAGGATAAAAACAGGACGTGTTTTTTGGCCTGTTGTTGCGCGTTGGCTCCGGCTACGTTCAGTAATGCCAGTATGCAAATATAGACTCGCACTCGCTTCATGCCGTCAGCGCCATCCGCAGGAGGATTAAGGGAGTGCTGTACAGTTTAGCAGTTCGAACCCGATCTGTACCTGCACCGTTAACGGCCACTCAATCCCTTTTTAGCCCTGTTTGGTCCCACTTTTTAAATCGCAGAACGTCTGCACCCGGGTTTCTCCCGAGTGTGATAATCCGGACTATGATGAATGTAGGGGGCAGTAACTCCCTGAATATCATGAAAATAGGTATCGACTCTCAGCCAGCAGTTAAAAAACCTGTCCATGTGGCCAACTTTTTGCAAATTTGTGGCAACCTGACCAAATGGACAGCTTTATACTGAAAGTAGCCCGTTTTTTTACCCACGAAATTTTTGAATCAAGGGGATTTGTAGATGAGTTTTAAATACGCCATTTCTGCGCTGGGTGCGGCTTTATTGATATCCGGCCCTGCCCAGGCGGAGTTGTTCTGGAGTGATTTCAGCCTGAGTTATTTGCAGGGGTCGGAATACGAAGTGGGAGATCCGGATCGGCAGGTACTGACGGTTGAACACGCGAGCGGGTCTAATTGGGGTGATAATTTTTTCTTTCTGGATCATACCACCAGTGACGACGATAGCTTTGATAACTATTTCGAACTCGCGCCCCGTTTAAGCTTGTCCTATGTCAGTGGCAGCAAGTTGGGGGTCAGTATATTCAAAGACTTTTTCGTAGCCTCGCAGTGGGAAGGCGGCCAGTTCAATAACTATATGTACGGTGTGGGTACCAGTCTGGATTTGCCGGGATTCAAATACTTCCACGTGAATATATATCAGGTAAAAAATGATTTGTGGGATGACGACGAGCAGCTTTCGATTTCATGGGGGGCTCCATTTACCATCGCCGGTGTGGCGTTTTTATATGATGGCTTCCTGGATTATTCAAGCTCGTCTGACACGAATGCAACTGAAATGAATTTCACATCTCAGCTCAAATGGAACGCCGGTCAGCTCATCGGCAGTAAGGCGCCGTTTTATATCGGCATGGAATACGCATACTGGACGAATAAATACGGCATCGATGGCGTAGACGAAAAAAATCCCTGCCTGTTAGTGAAATGGCATTTTTAAAAGAGTCCATCCGGAGCGAGGTGAATACTCATGAATTCCAGCGATTCAGCACCGTCTGATATGATTTACCCTCTAGATTCGAAGCCTCCCTTTATGGAGGCTACGTTTGCTGCGATCCAGCATGTACTGGCCAGTTTCGTGGGCATTATCACCCCCACACTGATCATTGGCGGAGTGCTCGGTTTGGGGGAGCATATTCCCTATTTAATTAGTATGTCACTGATGGTGTCCGGAGTGGGCACCTTCATCCAGGCGAGAAGACCCGCTGGTATCGGGGCAGGCATGATTTGTGTTCAGGGCACCAGCTTTGCTTTTCTGGGCACTATTCTGGCTGCGGGCTTCATCGCCAAAGGTCAGGGCGGTGGGCCGGATGAAATGCTGTCTTTAATTTTTGGCGTGTGCTTTTTAGGTGCATTTATTGAAATGTTTCTGAGCCAGCTTATGCATAAACTGAGTAAGGTGATTACGCCGTTGGTGACCGGAATTGTAATCACCATCATTGGAATCAGCTTAATCAAAGTGGGGATGACGGATCTGGCTGGCGGTTTTAACGCGACAGACTTCGGTTCGTGGCAGAATTTGTCTTTGGGTTTGTTTGTGCTGGTATTGATAATTGCATTGAATCAGTCCCGCAATCAGTGGATACGATTGACTTCGATCGTCAGTGGTTTGGTCGCCGGATTTATTATTTCAGGTTTTTTGGGCAAGCTGGATTTTTCCCATCTGAGTTCGCTGCCGTTGATTAGCGTACCGGTTCCGTTTAAATACGGATTTAGTTTTGATTGGGCAGCGTTTGTACCCATTGCTTTAATTTATGTCATTACCACCATCGAAAGTACGGGTGATATTACCGCGAACTGCCTTATTTCAAAGCAGCCTATTGAAGGTGATTCTTATCTGAAGCGGGTCAAAGGGGGCGTGTTGGCGGATGGTTTGAATTCGGCGATTGCTGCGATTTTCAATACCTTTCCCAATACAACGTTTAGCCAGAATAACGGTGTTATTCAATTGACCGGCATTGCCAGTCGGCATGTCGGCTTGTTTATTGCGGTGGTGTTGATGGTGTTGGGGTTGTTTCCGGTGATTGGCGGAATTTTACAGCAAATACCGAAACCCGTGCTGGGTGGTGCAACGCTGGTGATGTTCGGTACAGTGGCGGCGGCCGGTGTTAAAATTCTGGCCAATGAAGATTTGGATCGCCGCAAAATGCTGATCATGGCGGTGTCATTCGGTGTTGGCCTGGGCGTATCCATGGTGCCTAACGTGTTGGATGTGACACCGAAAGTGATTCAGAATATTTTCGGCTCGCCGGTAACGACGGGTGGGTTAATGGCGATTGTGCTGAATTTGCTGATGCCGGAAGAGCACCGGGCGACAGAGCCGGTGCTGTCTAAGGCCTGATGGAAAAACGATGCAAAAAGCGAGTTTAAAAGCCGTCAAGCAAACAAAACTGATCCACATCCACCAAGCCCTGATCGGTTATTTTCAGGTGGGGGATCACCGGTAGTGCCAGAAACGCCAATTGCAGAAACGGCTCCGGAAGCGGACAACCCATACGGCGAACCGCTGCGCGCAAGTTGAGCAGGTGCTGGTGAACTTGTTCATAAGGAGCAAGGCTCATCAGGCCTGCTAACGGCAATGGCAGTTCAGCAATCAACCGGCCTTGGTGGAATATAGCAAAGCCACCGCCGATACGGATCAGGTGGTTGACGGCGGCGGTCATATCGTCGTCGGCGCTGCCCAGCACGCACAGGTTGTGACTGTCATGTCCTACCGAAGAAGCCAGCGCCCCGTGCTGCAGGCCAAAGCCTTTGACAAAACCGCGACCGATGGAGCCGTTGTAGCCATGGCGCTCCAACACGCAAATTTTCAGGATGTCGTTGTGGGTGTCCGCGACATGTTGGCCGTTGTGATTCGGCAAGGTTACGTTAAGGCGATCGGTGATGATACTGCCGGGACTGACCCCGATTACCGGAAACGGGGCGTCTATGGCGGGGATTTTCAGGTCTTGGCTATGGATGGGCTGACGCTTGACACTGTTCAAGCCCACCGCGGCGATGGGTTGACGTTGGCGGAACAAGTCCGTGGTTACTACGCGACCGGCGCTGATAACAGCGTGCACCCGGCACTGTTTGTAGTCTGATAGCAACACCAGATCTGCGCGTTTACCCGGCGCGACCAGCCCCCGATCCCTTAACCCGAACGCACGGGCGGCAGACCAGGTCGCTGCTCGATAGGCGTCTGCCGGAGCAATTCCCAGCTCAATGGCGGTGCGAATAAGGTGATCGAGATGGCCTTCTTCGGCGATGTCCAGCGGGTTTCGGTCGTCAGTGCAAAAGCCCATGGCATTCGACGTATTGGTGTTCAGTAACGGCGCCAGTGCATGGAGATCCTTGGACACAGTGCCTTCGCGAATCAGCACATGCATGCCTTTGCGTAATTTTTCCAGCGCTTCGTCTTGTGAGGTGGTTTCATGGCAAGTGCAGATCCCGCAGGCGAGATAGGCATTCAGTTCACGACCCCTTACCAGTGGCGCATGTCCGTCAATGTGCTGGTCTTTGAATGCCGCGAGTTTATCCATCACCAACGGGTCTTTGGCCAATAATCCGGGGTAGTTCATAAATTCGGCCAGCCCGATAACGCTGGGATGATCGCGCAGCGCCACCAGGTCGTCTGCATCGAGGCGTGCGCCGGCGGTTTCCAGGTGGGTTGCGGGCACACAGGACGATAATTGAACCCGCAGGTCCATGCAGGTCTGTTCTGCGCAGTCCATAAAATACCGGATGCCTTCGCGGCCCAGAACATTCGCGATTTCATGAGGATCGCAAATGGCCGTAGTGGTACCCCGGGGTAACACGCAGCGATCAAATTCAAGGGGGGTGACCAAGCTGGATTCACAATGGACGTGGGTATCAATAAAGCCAGGCACGACCACCAAGCCGGAGCCGTCGATCTCTTCGTTACCGCTATAGGATTCGCATGTGCCCACGATACGGTCACCGCAGATTGCGATGTCGCCAGGTATTCGTTCGCCGCTGATGACATCCAGAAATTCAGTATTGCGAATCACCAGGTCTGCTGCGATACGGCCTAGCGCCTGATCAACGCAGCGGCCCAGAAAGTCGCGGTTCTGTTTACGTGGATCATTGTCAGATGCAGTCATAATCTCTTTCCTTGCGCGATGGTGCGGACAGTGCTTACTTGAGTATAATGCGACCACAGCCATCCGGAGGCAATTAGAAATAGAAATGGAATCAGATACAAGGCATTACCTATGAAGTGGGATATTGCATCACACCGTGACGACAAGCCTGCTGGTCGTATCCGACAAAAGAATGAAGATATCATTATCGCTGCGGCAGAAGCTGAATTCGCGCACAACGGCTTTAAAGGCGCGACTATGAACAATATTGCACAACGGGCTGATTTGCCCAAGTCCAACATTCATTACTACTTTAAGAATAAACTCCAGCTCTATATTGAAGTGCTCACCAACATTATTGATTTGTGGGACAACGCACTGAATGATTTGGATGGAGATGCTGAGCCGGGTGACGCACTGCGTGCTTATATTACAGAGAAAATGCGCTTCTCATACGAGTATCCCTTGGCCTCTAAAGTGTTTGCTAAAGAAATACTTTCGGGCGCTCCGCGCTTGGCGGAATACTTTAACGATGATTATCAGGACTGGTTTAATAGTAAAACTCATGTGTTTCGACGCTGGGCGGAGCAGGGCAAGATAGATCCGGTAGAACCGGCTCATATTGTATTTTTGCTCTGGAGTTCAACCCAGCATTATTCCGATTTCGAGGTGCAAATCTCTGCCGCATTAGGCAAAAAAAAGCTCAACAAAAAAGATTTTGAAGAGGCAACCGATGTGCTTTGTAAAATTGTGATTCGGGGGTTGGGGGTGAAAGAAGACTGAGTTGATGGCGTGGCCCAGTTCGCGGATGACCGGCTTTTTCAAAACGAACCAGTATTGTAAAACTTACATTGATTTGCAGTGTAAACCGGCAGTGCCATGCTTTATGGCGTTGTTTCGCGGCTGTTTCCGGCTGGCATGATACCTGCTTCTGTTGACGGACAGGAGGTCAGGGTTGACCTGAAAATCAATAGACTGAGCTGGGGTTACCGCAGTGAATCCATCCGCATTGTTTGACGTGAATAACAATTGTTGGCGCAGGGCATTTGCAAGTTACGCTGCACCATTGATCGATTGTGCTAACTATTACCGTGCGTTGCATGACTCCATTTGCCGGGCGAAGCACAGTATATTTATTGTCGGCTGGGATATTGATAGTCGTATCCGCTTGTTGCGCGGTGAACAAGAAAACGGGAGTGAAGCGCCCTCTTGTATCTCGGAATTGATAGCCTGGAAGGCACGCCAAAATCCTGATATTCAGATTTACCTTTTGCGTTGGGATTCCTCGTTGGCGTTTTTTAGCATGCGTGAGCTGTGGGCCAAAGAAGTTTGGGATGACCTGACACCGGATAATGTGCACACCTGCCTGGACGATACAATCCCAATGGGGGGCTGTCAGCATCAGAAGGTGGTTTTAATTGATGACGAGGTTGCGTTCAGCGGTGGCATGGATGTGACGACGGCACGTTGGGATACGCGGGATCATAAAGTCGAGGAACCGGAGCGTAAAGATGAAGAAGGTGTTTACGGTCCGCTGCATGATGTGCAGGTCGTGGTAAGCGGAGAGATCGTTCAGCATTTTGCGGAATTGTGCCGTTGGCGCTGGAATCGTGCGGCTGATTTCGACGCTATTCCGCCGCGAAAAATCACTTCTGAAGCGGGTGTGCCGGCATCGTGGCCATCGCAGTATAAGCCTGTATTTGAGGCAATACCCTGTGCCATCGCGAGAACGATTCCGTATATGGACGATGCAGAACCGGCGCAGGAAGTGCGCAATATGCTGTTGAATTTAATTGCGTCAGCATCGGATTTTATCTATATCGAAAATCAATTCGCCAGTCGCAAGGAAATTGCCGACGCATTAAATCGACGAATGAAAGCCTGCCCCAGTTTAAAGGTGTTGTTGGTCAGTTCCTATAAACCGAAAGGGACGATGGAATGCGAAACGTACTGGGCTGGACGAATTGACTTCAAACGTATTTTGCAGCAAGGAGTGGACCCCGGCCGGGTCGAAATTGCCAGCTCGTTAGCGGTAGCCGAAACCGGCACCGTCGGCCACAAACGGATTCATTCCAAAGTGATGACCATTGATGATCGTTACCTGGTCATCGGTTCCTCTAATCTGAGCAATCGTTCCATGACGTTCGATACCGAATGCGATTTGATTTTTGCAGGCGACAGCGACAGTAACCGCGAGCGAATAACCCGGGTGCGCAACGATTTGATCGCAGAGCATACCGGGCGTAGCGTGTCTCAGGTGGCGGAGGCGTTGCGAAAGGAAAACCCGTTAGCGCGATTGATGACGCCGATTTCGGAATCCCGTTATCATCTGAAAACGGTCGAAGACGATGCCTTTACCGATCAATCCTGGCAGCAGATTCTGGAACCGTTTTCCGATCCGGAAGAACCGTTGTGTCCGCCGTTGCCAACGGTAAACGGCAAAAAAATAAGCGTACCCAATCCACGCAGAAAGACTCTGATAATGAGTCTGGTGGCCGGCACGGTAATTTTACTGTTGTCGTTGGGCGCGTTGGCGAATCATTTTATACCTTGGTTAACTGCTGATAATCTTAAGGCCTTTCTGGAAAGTACCCAGGGAACCACCTGGGCGGTCCCGGCGGTGGTCGCGCTTTATATCGTCGGCGGCGTATTCTTTTTTCCGGTTACGCTATTGTCATTGGCAGTGGCCGCCGTGTTTGGGCCAGTGTGGGGGCCGGTCTATGGCATGCTGGGCGCGCTGGCGAGTGCCACTTTGTTGTTTTTTGTCGGTCAGAAATTGGGTGATCAGGGGTTGCGTAAGTTGGGTGGCCACAAAGTGCAATTGCTGGATGAAAAGTTCAGCAACAGCGGTGTGATCGGCGTTGCCGCATTGCGGCTAATTCCGGTAGCTCCCTACAGTCTGGTCAATCTGATCGGCGGCATTTCCTCGATCCGGCTGTCGGTGTTCTTATGCGGGACCTTTATTGGGATGGCTCCTCCTATGATCGCCAAAGGGTTGGTGGGCGATTCGTTGGCAAAAATATTTCTGCACCCTTCCTTGGAAACGATCCTGTATCTGATCGCCGGTATCGTGTTTTGGGTTGCCATCGCGGTGGCTTCGCAATACCTGGTGAAATTCATACAGCAACGAAAGGAGCAGAATGCTCAGACTTGTAACCTATAACATACATAGCGGAATCGGCGTGGATGGTATTCAGAGCTACCGCCGTATCGGAGAGTTCCTGAAGCAGCAGCAAGTGGATATCGCGCTCATTCAGGAAATGGACACCCGGCCTTCCCAACGGGACACGGACAAAGATATTGAGGATTTGTGTGCCGGTCACTTTTCGACCCTGGTTCCTTCGCCGGCAATCGAGCTGGAGCAGGGGTGGTATGGCAATGTGATTCTTGCGCGCTTTCCGGTCTTGTTCAGCCATACCTTGGATGTTAGTCAGGCTGGGTTTCAGCCACGCAATGTGCAGGAGGCGGTGTTGCAAACAGAGCGAGGGGCGCTGCACGTAGTGAATACGCATAAGGGGCTGAACCGGCTGGAGCGACGCAGGCAGTTAGCATTGCTGGATCAGCATTTGCGCCAGACCGAGATAAGCGGACAACTGCCCTTGTTGGTGGGGGGGGATTTTAATGAGTGGCAATTCTTCAGCTCTGCGTTCCGGCATATTAATCAGGTATTGCATCCGCATCCGGTGGCGGCCAGCTTTCCGACCCGGTGGCCTCTGTTTCGCTTGGACAGAATATGGTCCCGCCCGGCCAATATTGTACGAAATGCGACGGTGTTAAAAACACCCGAGACCCGAATCTACTCCGATCATTACCCGGTTTTGGCAGAAATCGAGTTGTTACGCTAAGGCTGGCCCGGGGCTAAATGGGGTCGATTTTCGCACCTTAGGGTGGGCGTTATCAGGGCTCTGGGGGGACGGGAGCCGGCTTTAGCCCCTCATACCGGTTGCTAATGCATTGTTCCTGATAGATAAATCAGGATTGGCTTTCGGTTTCGGATAATCCGTGTAGGCGGTCGAATGTGTTACCAAAATTCCGATTTTAACTTTTTAGTGTTACTTATTTGCACATTCCGGATCTGTGTTTATAATAGTAACACTAACGAATTTGGAGTACGTTTCATGAGCCGTTTTCTTGCTATTGCCCTTTTGCTGGGTGTGACATCCGCACACGCCGAGCTGCCTGTTGATCTTGCCGCCAACCTGCAGGAGCGGGTAAACGCCTCGCTGGAAGCGAAAGTGGAACAGGTTATTGAGGAAAAAGCAGCGCAGATGGCTGTCAAACTGTCTGAACACGCAGCCCTGAAGGAGCCCGAATTGGTGCTGGTTAAAATGCCTTCCCTAGCATCACGGTAACAACATAGCCCTTTTCAGCTAAGCAAGTTCCTCTTCCTCCCGTCTATCCCCCGATACCCGGGCTTCAACCCGGCCAGAAAAGTAGTTGATCTGGCGATAATGGATGCCCCAAAAAGGGTGTTCATTCTTTTCCCCCGTTACAATACCTGAATCCGAAATGGATGTTTATTGTACACAAGGCCATGCTAAGACCATGGAGCTTGAGACATCCCTAATGTCGTGCCTCGAAAAGAATGACGGCCTGTTAGATCAATCAAAGGACTACGATCATGTCATCCAAACGCCATCACGGTGGAATTCAACCCGGTATCAGCTGGGGACCTTTTACCCTGCGGGTTCCCTTTGTCCACACCCGTTTTTCAGCGGCGGATTACTTGCAAGGCATCGCAGTCGCTGGTGCTACCGGTTTGGCGCTGGTGCCTATTTTTACTTCGCTAATGGGGTTGTCGTTTGAAGAAGCGGTCACCATGGCCATGTTTCATAGCCTATTTATTTCGATGTCCTGGTTTGTATTCGGTGATCCCTATGCACCGGGTTGGCTGACTCCTGCAGTGCCTTTCGTTATCGGCTTTTTGACCCTTCCCGGTTTCAGGCTGGAGGGCGGGGGCTTTGATCATACCGCTCAGTTCCAGGCGATGACCGCCATGTCCATCGATTTCGCTTTGATACTCATCGTCCTGGGGGCCACGGGGCTGGGTGCCAAACTGGTAAAATTTGTTCCCGATGTGTTCAAGGGCGGGATAATTCTTGGCGCAGCATTAGCCGCTTTTTTGCGCGTCACCAAGGAAGGGGATTCCTCAAATGTGTTCGAGCAAGCGCCAATTGCCGGAACCTTGGGTGTGGCGGTTTGTATGTTGCTGGCTTTTTCCAAACCGATCCAGGAGCGAATGGGTCAGCACAAATGGTTAGCGACTTTGGTGGGGTTGGGGTTGCTGCCCGGTTTCATTCTGGCGGGATCGGTGGGCTTTTTCACCGGTGAGTTCACGTATAATATTCGCTGGGAATTCCTGAATCTGGCCGACAGCTCCGTGGCTCTTTGGCAAAAGACGTCGCCGTTTGTGATCGGTTGGCCTTCCATGGACATTTTCTTGAGCGCGTTCCCCTTGGCTCTGATCACCTACATTCTCTTCTTCGGTGATTTGGTTACCGGCGATGAGATGATTGAACACACGCAACTGGCGCGACCGGATGAAAAGCTCGATCTGAGCAGCAGCCGGACCCATCTTTCAACCGGCATCCGTAATGTCTTGATGGCGGTTACGGCTCCCTTCTTTTCCACGCAAGGGGTCATGTGGACGGGAATCCAGGTCATATTGTTAAAACGCTGGGCTTTGGGGCGCGACAAAGTCGATTCATTTTTTGATTCCCTCAGTAGCTTTTATGCGATGTTTTTCCTGACGCCCGTTCTGTTTATTATGTTGCCCGCAGTTACCCTGTTACAGCCGCTATTGCCCCTGGCGCTCGCGGTCACCCTGATCCTGACCGGGTTTGCGTGCGCGACATTGGCGCTTTCATTGGTTAAGGATGCAACGGAGCGGGGGACTATGGTGATCTTCGCGATGGCCCTGAGCGTTTTTCCTGAGCCCTGGATGGGCATGCTGGTGGGTATTATTTCAATTATTGTCTTGTGCGGACCCAAGGTGTTCATACCGAATCACAAGATTGAAGAGTTTGGTCCGATTGACAAACACGAACCCTCGCCCGGAGCGTCAGCTGAGCCAGCAGGCGCAGTCTCTGATGCTTCCTCTCGCGGAAACACAGACCCCTGTGACGCAGCCATTGCCGATTACCGCAGAAGAGTGGCCCTGGAAAATCAGCGACGAAGCCGGTCACGTAGTACGGCATCGGAAGACGTGTGACTCCGGGCCGCTATGCGTGCTTGGGCAGTGCCTGAAACTCTTCAGCGCCTGGCCCCAGGGGTTGTCCGTAACTGAATTCAATATAGTTGCCGGAGGGATCTTTGACTCCGCAAAAGTAACCCACGGGAAAGGGGTCTTCCCGTGGTGGCCAGATAAGTAAACCGTCGGACTCGGCCTGTTGTGCTATCCGGTCCACATCGGCTTTGGATTGAACAGCAAAGCCCAGATGAGAGTAATCCTGTTCCGGGTGCTGTTGTTTTTTACCGCCCGCCATCAGAACAAAAATAAACTCCTTTTCCCGGCCGGGTTCCGCTAACCAGACAATTTCGCCTTCATTGCGTTGGTGAATAATATGCATGTTGCAATAGCGCCGGTAAAAATCGACGCTGGCACCTATCTGCGTTACGTGCAACGCAATGTGTGTCAACGTGCTGGAAAACATAACGCTCCTCTCCCTGAATGGCCGTTGGCAACGAAGTTATGTGGTGCTCTGCTGCCGGTTCATTATCCCCTCCTTTGCGCGCAAAACTAACATAAGAAAACAGGGCAGAAAGGTCAGGGTGATGATGGTGGAAAACAAGATGCCGGCCAATACCACGATGCCGACACCCCGATACAATTCTGTTCCTGCACCGGGTAATAAAACCAGGGGGGCCAATCCGAAAACCGTGGTCAGGGTCGACATCAGAATGGGGCGTAAACGCACGGACAATGCCGATAATACCGCTTCCCGCACACTGATTTCGGGAATCTGCATATTGTTGCGGGTCTGATCCACGATCAGGATCGGATTGTTCACGACGGTACCCAGCAAAATCAAAAAGCCGAGCATGGTAATCATATCGAATGGCTGTGTGATGCCAAGCTGATTCAGAGCGATTAAACCGACCAGTCCTCCGGCCAATCCCAGGGGAATGGTGGTCAGGATGATCAGCGGATAACCCC comes from the Ketobacter sp. MCCC 1A13808 genome and includes:
- a CDS encoding TetR/AcrR family transcriptional regulator, which translates into the protein MKWDIASHRDDKPAGRIRQKNEDIIIAAAEAEFAHNGFKGATMNNIAQRADLPKSNIHYYFKNKLQLYIEVLTNIIDLWDNALNDLDGDAEPGDALRAYITEKMRFSYEYPLASKVFAKEILSGAPRLAEYFNDDYQDWFNSKTHVFRRWAEQGKIDPVEPAHIVFLLWSSTQHYSDFEVQISAALGKKKLNKKDFEEATDVLCKIVIRGLGVKED
- a CDS encoding VTT domain-containing protein, which encodes MNPSALFDVNNNCWRRAFASYAAPLIDCANYYRALHDSICRAKHSIFIVGWDIDSRIRLLRGEQENGSEAPSCISELIAWKARQNPDIQIYLLRWDSSLAFFSMRELWAKEVWDDLTPDNVHTCLDDTIPMGGCQHQKVVLIDDEVAFSGGMDVTTARWDTRDHKVEEPERKDEEGVYGPLHDVQVVVSGEIVQHFAELCRWRWNRAADFDAIPPRKITSEAGVPASWPSQYKPVFEAIPCAIARTIPYMDDAEPAQEVRNMLLNLIASASDFIYIENQFASRKEIADALNRRMKACPSLKVLLVSSYKPKGTMECETYWAGRIDFKRILQQGVDPGRVEIASSLAVAETGTVGHKRIHSKVMTIDDRYLVIGSSNLSNRSMTFDTECDLIFAGDSDSNRERITRVRNDLIAEHTGRSVSQVAEALRKENPLARLMTPISESRYHLKTVEDDAFTDQSWQQILEPFSDPEEPLCPPLPTVNGKKISVPNPRRKTLIMSLVAGTVILLLSLGALANHFIPWLTADNLKAFLESTQGTTWAVPAVVALYIVGGVFFFPVTLLSLAVAAVFGPVWGPVYGMLGALASATLLFFVGQKLGDQGLRKLGGHKVQLLDEKFSNSGVIGVAALRLIPVAPYSLVNLIGGISSIRLSVFLCGTFIGMAPPMIAKGLVGDSLAKIFLHPSLETILYLIAGIVFWVAIAVASQYLVKFIQQRKEQNAQTCNL
- a CDS encoding endonuclease/exonuclease/phosphatase family protein → MLRLVTYNIHSGIGVDGIQSYRRIGEFLKQQQVDIALIQEMDTRPSQRDTDKDIEDLCAGHFSTLVPSPAIELEQGWYGNVILARFPVLFSHTLDVSQAGFQPRNVQEAVLQTERGALHVVNTHKGLNRLERRRQLALLDQHLRQTEISGQLPLLVGGDFNEWQFFSSAFRHINQVLHPHPVAASFPTRWPLFRLDRIWSRPANIVRNATVLKTPETRIYSDHYPVLAEIELLR
- a CDS encoding VOC family protein → MFSSTLTHIALHVTQIGASVDFYRRYCNMHIIHQRNEGEIVWLAEPGREKEFIFVLMAGGKKQQHPEQDYSHLGFAVQSKADVDRIAQQAESDGLLIWPPREDPFPVGYFCGVKDPSGNYIEFSYGQPLGPGAEEFQALPKHA